TCGGCGGAGGCCTCCAGCCGGTACGCGGAGGCGTACGCCGCACCCCAGTGCAGCACCGCCGAACCCAGCCGGACCGGCTGCGGCAGCCGCAGCTGCACCCAGGCGGCGTCCTCGGCGGGCGAGCTCCAGGAGGTCTTCGGGTCGCCGTCGGCGACCGCCGCCGCCGGGGTCTTCGCGCTGTCGTCGCCCGAGGACGAGGCGGTCGCGGTCGGTGCCAGGTCCGGCCCGCCGGTCGGCGGCACCACGTGCACCAGCAGCTCCTGGCGGACGGTCAGCGCGCCCGCGGTGAACACCAGCGGCACCCGGTAGGTGCCCGACGGGGTGTCCGCGGCCGCCGTGACCCGCAGCGGCGCGCCCACCTGGCCGCCGCGCGGCACCGTCACCGCCGCGGCCGGGTCCACCGCCAGCCCCTTCGCCACCGCCGGGACCTCGGCCCGCAGGGCGCCGGTCAGCGCGTCCGGCCGCCCCGACTCCACGGTGGCCACGGCCTGCGCGGGCGCGGTCGCGCCCGCCACCACGTCCAGCGTCGGCTGGGCCAGCGTCAGCCGGGCCGCCGGGACGTCCGCCCACCACGGGATCACCTGGTTGACCACCGGCGCCTCGCCGCCCGGCCGCCACACCAGCCGCAGCGCCTCCACCGGCCCGCCGTCCGCCCGCAGCTCGTTGTAGCCCGGCCGCACCGGGCCCAGGTCGGCCCAGCTGCCGTCCGGGCGGCGCACCTGCGCGGTCGCCTCGGCCCGCACCGTCGGGTCGGTCAGCACGGTCAGCCGGTCCAGCGGCCGGGCCGAGCCCAGCTCCACCGTCAGCGGGGCGTCGCCCTCGACGGGCGGCGCGGCCGCCCGGAACGCCGAGTCCGGGTCGCCGGAGAGCACCGCGCCCGGCGAGGAGCCCGGCGCGGCGGGCGGCCCGGACACCGCGGTGTCCACCGCGTCCGGCGCGTCGGCGGTGAACTCCCGCACCGCGATCGCGGTCTGCTGCCCCGAGGTGGCGCGCAGCCGCACCGCCTTGGCGACCGCGCCGACCGGTGCGGTCGCGCTGATCGTCCGCTGCCCGTGCACGGTGGCCAGCCGCTGCCAGCCGCCGGTGCCGCTCCAGTACTCCAGCACCCCGTCGTGCAGGTAGTCGTCGGCCGCCGACCGGGCGTCCGGGTCGTCGCCCCAGCCGCCCATCAGCACCGTCACCGAGCCCAGCGGCTTCGGGGTGCCCAGGTCCAGGCCGAAGCTGTCGCCGACCTGCGGCGGCGCGGACGACCAGTAGAAGGTCTGCCCGGAGCCGTCCGCCATCAGCGCCGGGCCGTGGTCGTGCGCGGTGCCCAGGGTGGTGGTCGGGGCCGCCCCGGCGGTGATGCCCGACCAGGTGTCCGCGGACTTCGCCGCCCGCTCCAGGAACGCGTCCAGCACGCCCCGGCCCACCGTCACCGGGTTCTGCTCCAGCACCCCGCGCTGGCGCCCCAGCTCCAGCCGGGCCTGCCAGGCCGCGGTGCCGTCGCCGCCCTGCTGGGCCAGCAGCATGTCCACGGCCGCCCGGCCCGCCGAGCCGTACGCCGACAGCCGGGCCAGCCACGGCGCCGCGTCCTGCGCCAGCGGGTCGTCCGCCAGCGTCCTGGGCGCGTCCGCCATCACCGTGAACGCCTCGCGCAGCGGCTGCGCGGCCTCCCGCAGCCGGCCCGCGTCGGCCGGCGCGCCCGAGCCGGGCTCGGCCGCCGCCCAGAACCGCTCCACCAGCGGCGCCAGGTACGCGGACTCCTCGCCGCCCAGCGGCGAGGAGGCGCTGTTGCCCGCCAGCGCCGCCGCCGCGGCCTGCTGCGCGGGCCCCGCCGTCAGCAGCCGCAGCGCCGCGGCCAGCGACCGCTCCGGCTGGTAGCCGTCCGGCTGCCAGCCGAAGTCGGCGGCCGTCGCCAGCGGGATCCGGGACGCCACCGGCTGGCTCATCGCCGCCGTCAGCAGCACCGCCGAACGCCGCGCCACCTCGGCGTCCCGCCCGGCGTAGCCGCCCAGGAACAGCCGGTCCGGCGCCGAGTCGTTCACCGGGTAGTTGTCCATCGTCACCAGCGGGCGCCCGAACAGGGCCGCGGTGGAGTCGATCTGCTCGCCCGTCACCTGTTGGGGGATGGCCGAGCCGCCGCTCCACACCACCCGCACCCCGTCCGGCAGCCCGGCCGCCAGCGCCGCCCGGTACGGCGACGTCCCCTGCTTCAGGTACTCGGTGGGCACCACCGACAGCGGCGCCAGGTCCGGGTGCTTCGCCAGCAGCTTCTGCCGCACCGAGGCGACCAGCGCGCTCTGCGCCCTGGCCGCCGCCACCGGCCCGGTGCCGAAGGTGCGCCGGTCCGCCCCGCAGTGCCACTCGTCGTACGACACGTCCAGGAAGTCCAGCTGGAACTCCCGCACGCCCAGCCCCCACAGCCCGTCCAGCTTGGCGGCCAGCGCGTCCGCGTCCTTGCCCGAGGAGAAGCAGAACGACTGCCCCGGCGCGATCGAGTACGCCACCGTCACGTGGTTGGCCCGGGCCCGCGCCGCCAGCTCGGCCAGCTCCGCCGCCTGCTGCTGCGGGTACGCCTCCCGCCAGCGCTGCGAGCGGTACGGGTCGCCGCCCGGCGCGTACAGGAAGTAGTCCTGCTTGGTGCGGCCCAGGAAGTCCACCGTCGCCAGCCGCTGCGCCGAGCTCCACGGCGCCCCGTAGAACGACTCCGCGGTGCCGCGCCGGGCCGCGCCCGACGGCCAGTCCCGCAGCAGCACGCCCGGGAACCCCTTGTCGCCCTCGCCGCCCTGGCCCTGCCCCGGGCCGACCGGGGCGAGCAGCTGCGCCAGGCTCTGCGCCGCGTAGAAGGTGCCCGCGCCGTCCGCGCCCGCCAGCACCACCGCGCCGTACGCGCCGCCCTCGGCCGGCAGCTGCCCGGACGCCAGCAGGTAGCCGCCGGAGGGCAGGCCCGCCAGCCCCGGCACCTCGGTGTCCTTCAGGCCGCCCGCCGCCGCGAGCTGCCGCAGCGCCCGGTCGGTCGCCCCGCCCGCGCCCTCGTACGGGCCGCCCACGTACACCACCAGCGAACCCGGCGCCGGGTGCTCGGGCGCCTGCGCCGAGGTCACCACCTGCACCGCGCCCGCCCGGGCCAGCAGCGCGCGCACCGCGTCCACCGCCGGGCCGTCCGCGGAGTCCGCCAGCACCACCGTCACCTGCCGGGGCACCGCCACCGGCTTGCCGCCCGCCCGCAACTCCTGCGGGCGCGGGAAGACCTGAGGGTCCGTCAGCGAACCCAGCGGCAGCGGGGCCGCCGCGGCGCCGACCGGTTCGGCGGTGTCCGGCACGGCGCTGCGCAGGCCCTGGTGGACGCTCGCCTCCGCGGCGAAGCCCGGGGCCGGGAGCACCAGCCCGCCGACCACCGCCGCCGCCGACAGCGTCGCCGCGACCCGCAGCGTGTTGCCCCGGCGGCCCGTGCGGCGCTCGGCCCGCACCGAGGCCAGCAGCGGCGCGGTGCCCTTGAGATCGGCGATGAGGCGGTCCGCGGCCTTCGGCGCCACCTGGCGCGCCGTCCGCGCCGCCGTCCGGCGGGCCGCCAGCGCGGCCGGGTGGTTCAGCACCTCGCGCAGCGCCGCGCTGCGCTCCAACCGCTGCCGCAGCCGCCGTCCGGCCGCCACCGAAACCCGCGCCTGCACCGGAGCCTCCTCGCCCGAAACGCCCAGCTCACCGGCCCCCCGCCGCTCCGGCCCGGCCCCCCGCGGCCACCCGGCCCGCCCACCCCACCAGCTACCCGCGCCGCTGTCAACGCCCCTGGCGGCTATGTCCGTTATCGACCGAAAAGGCCGGAGCCCCGGCGGCCCGCCGACCGGCCGCCGGGCCACGTTCACCCGACCGGTGCGGGGCGCGGGCCGTGTCGGTCGGGGTCGGGGGGCGGCGGCACGGGTAGGACTGTGCCTGTCGACGTTGTTGGCGTGGGGGAGTCCCCGAGGACGGAGCGCGCTGGGTGGCCGCATACCTTGACCGCGAGCAGGCCGGATCCGAGCAGGTGCCGGCGGAGGACAACCCGCCGGCCCCACCGGAGTTGACCGCGCTCGCGCACGCGTACGGGGTGGACACCAGCTACGACGCCGGGTCCGGCCCGGTGCAGGTCGGGGCGCGGACGCTGACCGCCGTGCTGGCCGCGCTCGGGGTCGACGCCGGGACGCCGGAACTGGCCGCGAAGGCGCTGGAGCGGCACCGCGAGGAGGCCGCCCGGCGGCTGCTGCCGCCCACCGTGGTGGCCTGGCAGGGGCGGCGCACCGCGCTCGACCTGCCGGCGGGCGCGGAGGTCCGGATCGGGCTGGAACAGGGCGGCGAGGACTGGGAACCGACCGGCGAGCACGCGCACTGGCTGCCCGCCGACCTGCCCCCCGGCCGGCACGTCCTGACCGTCCGGGCGGACGGGCGCACCGCCCGCGCCGCGCTGGTGGTCGCCCCGCCGCGGATCCCCGAACCGCAGCAGCGCAGCTGGGGCTTCCTCGCCCAGCTCTACTCGGTGCTGAGCGAACGGTCCTGGGGCATGGGCGACTTGGCCGATCTCGCGGAACTCGCCCAGTGGGCCGGCGCCGAACTCGGCGCGGGCTTCCTGCAGATCAACCCGCTGCACGCGGGCATGCCCGGCGCCCCCTCCGACCCGTCCCCGTACCGCCCGTCCTCGCGCCGCTTCGCCGACCCGGTGCACCTGCGGATCGAGGCCGTCCCCGAGTACGCCCGGCACGAGGAGGCCCGCGACCTCGCCCGCCGGGCCCGGCTGCTGCGCGAGGAGGTGCTGGAGCACGACGCCCTGATCGACCGGGACTCGGTGTGGTCGCTCAAGCGCCAGGCCCTGGAACTGCTGCACACCGTGCCCCGCGGGGTCGGCCGGGACGCCGCCTACCGGGCGTTCGTCCGGCGCGAGGGCGAGTGGCTGGAGCGGTACGCGGTGTGGAACGCGCTCGCCGAGGCGCACGGCGGCGGCTGGCACTCCTGGCCCAAGGGCCTGCGCCACCCCGGCAACCCGCAGGTGGCGGCGGCCAAGGCCGAGCTGAAGGACCGGATCGAGTTCCACCGCTGGCTGGCCTGGCTGGTCGACGAGCAGTTGCACGCCGCCCAGCGCGCCGCGACCGACGCCGGCATGCCGATCGGCCTGATCCACGACCTCGCGGTGGGCGTCCACCCCGACGGCGCCGACGCCTGGGCCCTGCAGGACGTGCTGGCCGCGGGCATCTCCACCGGCGCCCCGCCGGACGCGTTCAACGCCCACGGCCAGGACTGGGGCCTGCCGCCCTGGCGGCCCGACGCCCTCGCCGAGGCCGGGTACGCCCCGTTCGCCGAGCTGATCCGGGCCTCCGCCCGGCACGCCGGGGCGATCCGGATCGACCACGTGATGGGCCTGTTCCGGCTCTGGTGGGTGCCCGAGGGCGTCCGCCCCACCGAGGGCACCTACGTCCGCTACGACGCCGAGGCGATGCTCGCCGTGCTCGCCCTGGAGGCCCACCGGGCCGGCACCGCCGTCATCGGCGAGGACCTCGGCACCGTCGAGCCCGGCGTGCGCGAACGGCTCGCCGACCACGGCGTGCTCGGCACCTCCGTGCTCTGGTTCGAACGGGACTGGCAGGCCGGCGGCACCGTGCTGCCCCCCGAGCGCTGGCGCCCCGGCTGCCTGGCCACCCTCACCACCCACGACCTGCCCCCCACCGCCGCCCGGCTCACCGGCGAGCACGTCGAACTGCGCCACCGGCTCGGCCTGCTGGCCCGCCCGCTGGGCGAGGAGCAGGACGCCGCCGCCGCCGAACTCGCCGACTGGCGGCGCGAGCTCGTCCGGATCGGCCTGCTCGCCGAGGGCGAGCCCGCCACCCCCGAGGCGCTGTACGCCTACCTGCTGGCCACCCCCGCCAAGCTGGTCGGCGTCTGGCTCCCCGACGCCGTCGGCGACCCCCGCCCGCAGAACCTCCCCGGCACCTGGGACCAGTACCCCAACTGGCGCCTGCCGGTCGCCGACGCCACCGGCACCCCCCGCACCCTGGACGCGCTGGCCGCCGCCCCCGGCACCGCGGGCATCGCCGCCACCCTCGCCCCGCTGAACCCCCCGCCGCCGGGACACGCCGACAGGCGCACCCCGCCGGGCGCGACGGTGTAGGGGGCCGGTACCTTGGGAAACGTGGACAAGAGGAACGCAATGCGCGCCGGTGCGGTCACCGCGGCGGCCACGCTGATGATGCTGATGTCGTCGCCCGCCATGGCCAACGTGCGTGACGACGGCGACAACCCGGGCTCCGGCCTGAGCGTCGGTCAGACCCTGGGTCTGTTCGTCGCCCTCCCGATCGTCGCCTTCGCGGTGATCGCCGGCCTCTGCATGATCCCGGGCAGCAAGAAGAAGTAACCGGGTCCCCGACCCGTACGGCGGCGACCGCCGGACCACCGGCACCCTGGCGGTCCGGCGGTCGCCGCCGCCTTCGCGCTCCCTCCCGCGCGGCGGTCGTGGCGGCGGGCCCGGCGGTGACGGAACATCAGCCGGAGCGAAGCCCACCTCCCGCCCCCGGAGCGCCGATGTTCCGTCCCGCCCGCACCGCCGTCCTCGCCGCCGCCCTGCTGCCCGGCGCCGCCCTCGCCCTGCCCGCCGCCGCACCCGCGGCCGGGGCCGCCGGCCGGGTGCTCTGGGCCGCCGACACCGCGAAGGGCCCCGCCTCCTTCGCCGGCGTCCAGTGCGCGGCCGGGAACTTCGGCACCGTCCAGGACCCCGTCAAGGGCCGGGTCTGGCGCGCCCGCCAGGCCGCCGGCGAGGAGCGCTGCGAGGCGCTGGGCCCCGACCTGCGCGCCGGCGACACCGTCTACGTCGGCTGGTCCTCCCGGGTGCGGATCGGGGACGACCGGAGCCGCTACGTCTTCCAGCTCAAGTGCTCGCCCAGCGAGGGCACCGCCAACCACCCCGTCGAGATCGACGTCGCCGACGGCCGGATCCGCCTCCAGGAGTGGGACACCGCGCACGTCGCCCACCCGCTCTGGAGCGCCCCCACCGCCGACGACCAGTGGCACGGCTACGTCCTCAAGCTGCGCCTCGGCCGCACCGACGGCACCGTCGACTTCTGGTTCGACGGCGTCAAGCAGACCTTCACCACCGGCTCCGGCACCTACACCGGCACCACCTGGGACGGCACCCGCGACTACTTCAAGTGGGGCTCCTACCACCCCGCCCCGGCCGACGCCGTCCACACCTTCACCAGCCCGGCCGTCACCACCACCCTCGACCTGGCGAAGGGCCGTTGAGGCCGCCCTACCCCCAGCCCGCCGTCGTCTCCTGCCGTCCGTCCGGGTGGATCGCCAGCGCCCGGACGCCCCGCGCGGCCAGCCAGTGCAGGCCCCTGGGGGCGCCCATCGCGAACGTCGCGGTGGCGAGGGCGTCGAGCCGGGCGAGGTGCGTGCCGACCAGGGTCAGGGAGGCGAAGGAGGCGGCGGGCAGGGCGGTGTGCGGATCGATGACGTGCGGGCCGCGCTCCGCGGTGCCGGAGGTGGCGACGGCCAGGTCGCGGCCGGTGACGACGCGGGCGACGGCCCCCGCGCGGTGCGGGTCGGCGATCCCGACCCGCCAGGGCCCGCCCGCGGTCTGGACGTCCCCGCCGCCGCTGACGCAGTGCTGGACCGAGCCGGACCGGCGCAGCGCCCGGGACGCCTCCTCGACCGCCCAGCCCTTGACGTAGCCGCCGGGGTCGAGCCGTCCGCCGGGCCGCGCGCTGAAGTAGCCGCCGGTCTCCGCGGCGAGCTCCGCGCAGCGCTCCAGCACCAGGCGGACCTCGGGGTCGGCCTCCGCGAGGGCGAGTTCCCCGCGCTCCAGCCGGCTGACCTCGCTCTGCGGCCGGTACGTCGAGAACACCGCGTCGATCCGGTGCAGCCGCGCCACGATCCGCCGGATCGCCGGGCCGGTCTCCGGCCCCGGGTCGCGGACGGTGAAGGAGAAGACCGTCCCCATCACGTGCTCGACGTGGCGGGCGCTCACTTCCCTGCCCGGTCGAGCGCGCTCTGCAGGGAGCGGGTGTAGCCGTCGCTGGTGTACGTCGCCCCGGAGACGACGTCGATGTCGGCGCTCTGCGCGGCGATCGCCTCCCGGTTGAGGACGGGGATCGCGTACTCGTTGATCTCCTGGTCGCGGCGGTCGCGGGTGGGGTACTGGACCACGTCGATCTTGCTGATCCGCCCGCCGGTCACGGTGACCTCGACCTGCACCGGCCCGTACCTGGTGTCGACCGCGCTGCCGGTGAAGGTGCCGGTCGTCCCGTCGGCGGCCTGCGCGCCGGCCGCGGTGCCGGTGCCGGAGGTGCCGGAGGTGCCCGCCGCGCCGCCGCCGTTCGCGGAGGAGACGGCGTGCGCGGGGGCGGCGTCGTGCGGTTTGAGGGAGAGCAGCAGGACCACTCCGGCGGCGGTCGCGGAGGCGGTGATGACGGCGCGGCGCATGGCGGGGTGCTCCTAGAGGGCGAAGGACTCGTGGTGGATGCGGCTGGCCCGGACCCCGGCGGCGCGCAGCGCGCGGGCCGCGTCGGCGGCGAACTCCGCCGGGCCGCACAGGTAGACCTCGTGCCGGGCCAGGTCGGGGACGAGCCGGCGCAGCGCGGCACCGAGGTCGCCCACCTCGGCCCGGCCGCCGAGCAGTTCGTGCACCCGGACGCCGCGCCGGGCGGCGACGGAGGCGAGTTCGCGGCGGAACAGCACGTCCTCGGGGCGGCGGGCGCGCTGCACCAGGGTGACCCGGCCGGGCAGCGTCTCGGCCAGCGCCCGCAGCGGGGTGATGCCGACGCCCGCGCCGAGCAGCAGCACCGGCCCGCCGCGGTGCCGCCGCGCGGTGAACGCCCCGTACGGGCCCTCGGCGCGGACCCTGGTGCCGGGGGCGAGCGCGGCGAGCGCCGCGCTGTGGGTGCCCAGGTCCTTGACGGTGAAGCGCAGGAAGCGCGGGTGCGGGGGAGCGGAGAGCGAGTACGGGTTGGCGGCCCAGCGCAGCTGCGGGGTGAGGAACTGCAGCCGGAAGAACTGCCCGGGCTCGGCGCGCAGTTCGTCCAGGTGCCGCCCGGTCAGGAAGACCGAGACCACGCCCGGCCCCTCGGCGCGCACCTCGGCGACCTCCAGCCGGTGCCGCCGGTCGCGCAGGTGGGGGCGGAGCAGCCGGTACCGGGCCAGGACGGCGGCGGTGCCGAAGTACAGCAGGTACCAGCCGGCCCGCGCGGGGCCGGCGGCGAGGTCGGCGCCGGTGGTGAGCTGGTGGGCGAAGCCGAGCGCGACGGCCAGGTAGCCGGCCAGGTGCAGGTAGTACCAGGTCTCGTAGCCCAGCCGGCGGCGGGCGGCCCGGGCGGAGACCGCGCCGGTGCCGAGCAGCAGCAGGGTGGCGGCGGTGGCCTTGAGCATGTCGGGGAAGTGGAACACCATTTCTACGGTCTGGCCCCACAGGCCCTGCCCGTCGGTCAGCGCGTAGCCCCAGATCACGGTCAGCACGTGCACGGTGACCAGCGAGACCAGGTAGCGACCGCCGTACGCGTGCCAGCGGGCCAGCCGGTCCGCGCCCACCTCGCGCTCCAGCAGCGGGATCCGGGCCATCAGCAGCAGCAGGACGGGCGCGGCGTAGCCGGCCAGCAGGCCGGTGATCCGGCCCGTGCCGGTGAGCCAGTCGGCGGCGCCGGCCACCCGCGGGGTGTCGGCCCACCACCGGGCGAGGACGCCGAGCGCGCCGAGCCCGACCAGGGCGAGCGCGCCGCGCCGGACGGCGTCCGGGTGCGCGGCGCGGCGGGGTGCGGCGGGCCGGGCGGGAGCGGAGACTGCGGTCAACGGGCCCTCCTTCGGTGGTGCGGGGCCCACGGTGTCACCGGAAGTTCTCAGTTCCCTATGAACCGATCGTCCTACCGGGCGTCCCGGGAGGGCATCGTCGCAGCTCGGAGCGGTCGGACCCGGGCCGGACGGGCTCCGGCGGTCTCACCGCATTCTCATTCCGGAACGGCAGAATGCCCCCCATGCAGCACGCGGACACCCCCTGGCGGGTCCTGGTGGTCGACGACGAACCCGACCTGGTCGAGGTCCTCTGCGGAGCCCTGCGCTACGAGGGCTGGCAGGCCCGCGGCGTCACCGGCGGCCTGGACGCCGTCGCCACCGCCGCCGAGTGGCACCCGCACGCCGTGGTGCTCGACGTGATGCTCCCCGACTTCGACGGACTCGAAGTGCTGCGCCGCGTCCACACCACCGACCCCGAGGTGCGCGTCCTGTTCCTCACCGCCCGCGACGCGGTCGAGGACCGGATCGCCGGGATCGCCGCCGGGGGCGACGACTACGTCACCAAGCCGTTCAGCCTGGAGGAGGTCGTGGTCCGGCTGCGCGGCCTGCTCCGCCGCACCGCGCCCCCCGGCCCCGCCGCCCCCGGCACCCTCGCCGTCGGCGACCTGCGGCTCGACCCGGTCGGCCGGGAGGTCCGCCGCGGCGACGAACCCGTCGACCTCAGCCCCACCGA
The window above is part of the Kitasatospora sp. NA04385 genome. Proteins encoded here:
- a CDS encoding beta-N-acetylglucosaminidase domain-containing protein, encoding MQARVSVAAGRRLRQRLERSAALREVLNHPAALAARRTAARTARQVAPKAADRLIADLKGTAPLLASVRAERRTGRRGNTLRVAATLSAAAVVGGLVLPAPGFAAEASVHQGLRSAVPDTAEPVGAAAAPLPLGSLTDPQVFPRPQELRAGGKPVAVPRQVTVVLADSADGPAVDAVRALLARAGAVQVVTSAQAPEHPAPGSLVVYVGGPYEGAGGATDRALRQLAAAGGLKDTEVPGLAGLPSGGYLLASGQLPAEGGAYGAVVLAGADGAGTFYAAQSLAQLLAPVGPGQGQGGEGDKGFPGVLLRDWPSGAARRGTAESFYGAPWSSAQRLATVDFLGRTKQDYFLYAPGGDPYRSQRWREAYPQQQAAELAELAARARANHVTVAYSIAPGQSFCFSSGKDADALAAKLDGLWGLGVREFQLDFLDVSYDEWHCGADRRTFGTGPVAAARAQSALVASVRQKLLAKHPDLAPLSVVPTEYLKQGTSPYRAALAAGLPDGVRVVWSGGSAIPQQVTGEQIDSTAALFGRPLVTMDNYPVNDSAPDRLFLGGYAGRDAEVARRSAVLLTAAMSQPVASRIPLATAADFGWQPDGYQPERSLAAALRLLTAGPAQQAAAAALAGNSASSPLGGEESAYLAPLVERFWAAAEPGSGAPADAGRLREAAQPLREAFTVMADAPRTLADDPLAQDAAPWLARLSAYGSAGRAAVDMLLAQQGGDGTAAWQARLELGRQRGVLEQNPVTVGRGVLDAFLERAAKSADTWSGITAGAAPTTTLGTAHDHGPALMADGSGQTFYWSSAPPQVGDSFGLDLGTPKPLGSVTVLMGGWGDDPDARSAADDYLHDGVLEYWSGTGGWQRLATVHGQRTISATAPVGAVAKAVRLRATSGQQTAIAVREFTADAPDAVDTAVSGPPAAPGSSPGAVLSGDPDSAFRAAAPPVEGDAPLTVELGSARPLDRLTVLTDPTVRAEATAQVRRPDGSWADLGPVRPGYNELRADGGPVEALRLVWRPGGEAPVVNQVIPWWADVPAARLTLAQPTLDVVAGATAPAQAVATVESGRPDALTGALRAEVPAVAKGLAVDPAAAVTVPRGGQVGAPLRVTAAADTPSGTYRVPLVFTAGALTVRQELLVHVVPPTGGPDLAPTATASSSGDDSAKTPAAAVADGDPKTSWSSPAEDAAWVQLRLPQPVRLGSAVLHWGAAYASAYRLEASADGVVWTTVAEVGNGQGGTETVRFDAPGAQYLRVQGVGRATRYGYALSGVELYGVRTP
- a CDS encoding FMN-binding protein: MRRAVITASATAAGVVLLLSLKPHDAAPAHAVSSANGGGAAGTSGTSGTGTAAGAQAADGTTGTFTGSAVDTRYGPVQVEVTVTGGRISKIDVVQYPTRDRRDQEINEYAIPVLNREAIAAQSADIDVVSGATYTSDGYTRSLQSALDRAGK
- a CDS encoding FAD:protein FMN transferase; translation: MSARHVEHVMGTVFSFTVRDPGPETGPAIRRIVARLHRIDAVFSTYRPQSEVSRLERGELALAEADPEVRLVLERCAELAAETGGYFSARPGGRLDPGGYVKGWAVEEASRALRRSGSVQHCVSGGGDVQTAGGPWRVGIADPHRAGAVARVVTGRDLAVATSGTAERGPHVIDPHTALPAASFASLTLVGTHLARLDALATATFAMGAPRGLHWLAARGVRALAIHPDGRQETTAGWG
- a CDS encoding heparin lyase I family protein, yielding MFRPARTAVLAAALLPGAALALPAAAPAAGAAGRVLWAADTAKGPASFAGVQCAAGNFGTVQDPVKGRVWRARQAAGEERCEALGPDLRAGDTVYVGWSSRVRIGDDRSRYVFQLKCSPSEGTANHPVEIDVADGRIRLQEWDTAHVAHPLWSAPTADDQWHGYVLKLRLGRTDGTVDFWFDGVKQTFTTGSGTYTGTTWDGTRDYFKWGSYHPAPADAVHTFTSPAVTTTLDLAKGR
- a CDS encoding ferric reductase-like transmembrane domain-containing protein → MTAVSAPARPAAPRRAAHPDAVRRGALALVGLGALGVLARWWADTPRVAGAADWLTGTGRITGLLAGYAAPVLLLLMARIPLLEREVGADRLARWHAYGGRYLVSLVTVHVLTVIWGYALTDGQGLWGQTVEMVFHFPDMLKATAATLLLLGTGAVSARAARRRLGYETWYYLHLAGYLAVALGFAHQLTTGADLAAGPARAGWYLLYFGTAAVLARYRLLRPHLRDRRHRLEVAEVRAEGPGVVSVFLTGRHLDELRAEPGQFFRLQFLTPQLRWAANPYSLSAPPHPRFLRFTVKDLGTHSAALAALAPGTRVRAEGPYGAFTARRHRGGPVLLLGAGVGITPLRALAETLPGRVTLVQRARRPEDVLFRRELASVAARRGVRVHELLGGRAEVGDLGAALRRLVPDLARHEVYLCGPAEFAADAARALRAAGVRASRIHHESFAL
- a CDS encoding response regulator transcription factor, whose amino-acid sequence is MPPMQHADTPWRVLVVDDEPDLVEVLCGALRYEGWQARGVTGGLDAVATAAEWHPHAVVLDVMLPDFDGLEVLRRVHTTDPEVRVLFLTARDAVEDRIAGIAAGGDDYVTKPFSLEEVVVRLRGLLRRTAPPGPAAPGTLAVGDLRLDPVGREVRRGDEPVDLSPTEFALLRHLMEHPRQVLSKAQILDAVWSYDFGGQAHVVELYISYLRRKIDAGRPPMIHTVRGAGYVLRAATG
- the malQ gene encoding 4-alpha-glucanotransferase, with the translated sequence MPAEDNPPAPPELTALAHAYGVDTSYDAGSGPVQVGARTLTAVLAALGVDAGTPELAAKALERHREEAARRLLPPTVVAWQGRRTALDLPAGAEVRIGLEQGGEDWEPTGEHAHWLPADLPPGRHVLTVRADGRTARAALVVAPPRIPEPQQRSWGFLAQLYSVLSERSWGMGDLADLAELAQWAGAELGAGFLQINPLHAGMPGAPSDPSPYRPSSRRFADPVHLRIEAVPEYARHEEARDLARRARLLREEVLEHDALIDRDSVWSLKRQALELLHTVPRGVGRDAAYRAFVRREGEWLERYAVWNALAEAHGGGWHSWPKGLRHPGNPQVAAAKAELKDRIEFHRWLAWLVDEQLHAAQRAATDAGMPIGLIHDLAVGVHPDGADAWALQDVLAAGISTGAPPDAFNAHGQDWGLPPWRPDALAEAGYAPFAELIRASARHAGAIRIDHVMGLFRLWWVPEGVRPTEGTYVRYDAEAMLAVLALEAHRAGTAVIGEDLGTVEPGVRERLADHGVLGTSVLWFERDWQAGGTVLPPERWRPGCLATLTTHDLPPTAARLTGEHVELRHRLGLLARPLGEEQDAAAAELADWRRELVRIGLLAEGEPATPEALYAYLLATPAKLVGVWLPDAVGDPRPQNLPGTWDQYPNWRLPVADATGTPRTLDALAAAPGTAGIAATLAPLNPPPPGHADRRTPPGATV